The Clostridioides sp. ES-S-0010-02 genome window below encodes:
- a CDS encoding nitroreductase family protein, whose amino-acid sequence MNYKTIILNRKSVREYKKTDIKKEYLSEIKKYSESCKKLVPEIDVDIRVMNRSEVFDNLDKIAGYKGNMIDAPSYIIILSEVKDNYIENSGYIGENIIFKVTDLGIGSCWVTFEDSKKVLDKLGIDSDKEITGIIAIGYGENASNTKVLNATKTGDNYSKSDMQVVSDNSSSRLGVEEVVYMDEWGNNANTNILEERALLDAFHYARLAPSTLNRQPWRFIVDGGVVVLAVRKDGHTNLYEEKIDVGIVMLYFATIISATMFELKWNLGTPDKDYKIPEDYKIVGYCNI is encoded by the coding sequence ATGAATTATAAAACAATCATATTAAATAGAAAGTCTGTTAGAGAATATAAAAAGACAGATATTAAAAAAGAGTATCTTAGTGAGATTAAGAAATACTCAGAATCTTGTAAGAAACTAGTTCCAGAGATAGACGTTGATATAAGAGTAATGAATAGAAGTGAAGTTTTTGACAATTTAGATAAAATAGCAGGATATAAAGGAAACATGATAGATGCTCCAAGTTATATTATAATATTATCTGAAGTAAAAGATAATTACATCGAAAATTCAGGATACATAGGAGAAAATATAATTTTTAAGGTAACAGACCTTGGAATAGGTTCTTGTTGGGTTACTTTTGAGGATAGTAAAAAGGTATTAGATAAACTTGGAATTGACTCAGACAAAGAGATAACAGGAATTATTGCCATTGGATATGGAGAAAATGCAAGCAATACTAAAGTACTAAATGCTACAAAGACTGGTGATAATTATTCAAAATCTGATATGCAAGTTGTTTCAGACAATAGTTCTTCTCGTTTAGGTGTAGAAGAAGTAGTTTATATGGATGAGTGGGGAAATAATGCAAATACAAATATATTAGAAGAGAGAGCGCTTCTTGATGCATTCCATTATGCAAGATTAGCTCCATCTACATTAAATAGACAACCATGGAGATTTATAGTTGATGGAGGAGTTGTAGTTTTAGCAGTTAGAAAAGATGGTCATACTAATTTGTATGAAGAAAAAATAGATGTTGGTATAGTTATGCTTTATTTTGCAACAATAATAAGTGCAACTATGTTTGAGTTAAAATGGAATTTAGGTACTCCAGACAAAGATTATAAAATACCAGAAGACTATAAAATAGTTGGATATTGTAATATATAA
- a CDS encoding LysR family transcriptional regulator → MELKHLNTFLTLSKIKNFTRTAEHLNYAQSNITAHIQQLEKELDVHLFERIGKSVELTREGEKLVPYAEKMLLLSSDIKKMYKEKDNYGRIVIGASESICIFKLPEIIKVYKEKYPDVDLFIKTLDSSDFVPLLADNTIDIAFILDLPINDKSTISVLKNEEPICILSVPETKLALKEKVYIQDFKNVPFILTVKSCCYRSLFEKELSESSIVPKIVLETGSIQVIKQTVLSGLGLCLLPELAVEKELKKHELVKIPYTTDYNIFSQLIYHKDKWLSKNFCDFISIVKKTYGIIF, encoded by the coding sequence ATGGAATTAAAGCATTTAAATACATTTTTAACACTTAGTAAAATTAAAAATTTTACTAGAACTGCTGAACATTTGAACTATGCACAATCAAATATTACAGCTCATATACAACAATTAGAAAAGGAATTGGATGTACATCTCTTTGAACGTATAGGAAAAAGTGTAGAATTGACTAGAGAAGGTGAGAAGTTGGTTCCATATGCTGAAAAAATGCTTTTATTATCATCTGATATAAAAAAGATGTATAAAGAGAAAGATAATTATGGGCGTATTGTTATTGGAGCATCAGAATCTATTTGTATTTTTAAGTTACCTGAGATTATCAAAGTATATAAAGAGAAATATCCAGATGTTGACCTTTTTATAAAAACTCTAGATTCTTCTGATTTTGTTCCTTTACTTGCTGATAATACGATTGACATAGCATTTATACTTGATTTACCTATAAATGATAAATCTACTATTTCTGTATTAAAAAATGAGGAGCCAATCTGTATCTTATCAGTTCCAGAAACTAAGTTAGCCTTAAAAGAAAAGGTGTATATTCAGGATTTTAAAAATGTTCCATTTATTTTGACAGTAAAGAGTTGTTGTTATAGAAGTTTATTTGAGAAAGAGCTATCTGAATCATCTATAGTACCCAAAATAGTTCTTGAAACTGGAAGTATTCAGGTAATTAAACAAACAGTACTTAGTGGGCTTGGATTGTGCCTTCTTCCAGAGCTTGCAGTAGAAAAGGAATTAAAAAAACATGAATTGGTTAAGATTCCTTATACTACAGACTATAATATTTTTTCACAATTAATTTATCATAAGGATAAGTGGCTGTCTAAGAATTTTTGTGATTTTATCTCTATTGTAAAAAAGACGTATGGGATTATTTTTTAA
- the polA gene encoding DNA polymerase I: MEKKLIIIDGNSIINRAFYALPEMNNKEGLKTNAIYGFTTMLFKIIDIYKPTHISVAFDRKAPTFRHLEYKDYKAGRKGMPDELAEQLQPLKDLLDKFKINRLEIDGYEADDIIGTVSKKAEDNGYKVYIVTGDKDAIQLASDKTTTLITKKGVGEVEEYDFNSVIEKYEMTPTQFIDLKGLMGDKSDNIPGVPGIGEKTGIKLIKEFSSIENLIENTDKLKGSVKKKIEENKEIAIQSKRLATIIRDVPIEVNLDSMIFGDYDKDELLDKFRYFGFTSLLSRLVDLVDSDDTEQVEEKIEILKLKDIDKFIDEVNKKGQVILKTVRGQGNILEKNIIYIFISVDGEKIYYIDSDEVTKLDGILSNKEIKKFGYNLKDDYISLKPYNINLENINFDITIAEYLIDSTSSTSYDCSAIAMKYLSKKVKSKEELLGKGVKSKNYEDLEFEDLAEYMGQIICTVKETIPMMERSLIDMSMDGLFYHVEMPLVEVLGHMEYEGIKVDKSILDDLSIEFKEIISTLEKEIYELSGEPFNINSPKQLGVILFEKLELPIIKKTKTGYSTNADVLEKLRDKHPIIDKITEYRQIVKLNSTYVEGLLNIINPESNRIHSSFNQTITTTGRISSTEPNLQNIPIKMEMGRKIRKVFIADENCKLVDADYSQVELRVLAHMSQDENMIEAFKHNEDIHTKTASQVFNVSMEDVTSELRGAAKAVNFGIIYGKSDFGLADDLNIPVPKAKEYIESYFAKYHKIKEFMDTTVEKASEDGYAVTILNRRRYIPEIKSSNFMERNRGKRFAMNAPIQGSAADIIKIAMINVHKKLEENDLKSKLILQVHDELIVEAIDDEIDIVKKIVKDEMENAVNMDVHLDVDLNVGSSWYETK; the protein is encoded by the coding sequence TTGGAAAAAAAATTAATTATAATAGATGGAAATTCAATAATAAATAGAGCATTTTACGCTTTGCCAGAAATGAATAATAAAGAAGGCTTAAAAACTAATGCTATATATGGATTTACGACAATGTTGTTTAAAATAATAGATATATATAAACCAACACATATAAGTGTAGCTTTTGATAGAAAAGCACCTACATTTAGACACTTAGAGTATAAAGATTATAAAGCAGGAAGAAAGGGAATGCCAGATGAATTAGCAGAGCAATTACAGCCACTAAAAGACCTTTTAGATAAATTTAAAATAAATAGATTAGAAATAGATGGTTATGAAGCAGATGATATTATAGGAACTGTTTCTAAAAAAGCAGAGGATAATGGATATAAAGTATACATAGTAACTGGAGACAAAGATGCCATTCAACTTGCTTCAGATAAGACGACTACTCTTATAACAAAAAAAGGTGTAGGAGAAGTTGAAGAATATGACTTTAACTCTGTAATTGAAAAATATGAAATGACTCCAACTCAGTTTATTGACTTAAAAGGACTTATGGGAGATAAATCAGACAACATACCAGGAGTACCTGGAATAGGGGAAAAAACAGGAATAAAACTTATAAAAGAGTTTTCTAGTATAGAGAATTTAATAGAAAATACAGATAAACTTAAAGGAAGCGTAAAAAAGAAGATAGAAGAAAATAAAGAAATAGCTATTCAAAGCAAAAGACTTGCAACAATTATAAGGGATGTACCAATTGAAGTAAATTTGGATAGTATGATTTTTGGCGATTATGATAAAGATGAACTTTTAGATAAGTTTAGATATTTTGGATTTACAAGCCTTTTATCAAGATTAGTTGACTTGGTTGACTCAGATGATACTGAACAAGTAGAAGAAAAAATAGAAATATTAAAATTAAAAGATATAGATAAATTTATAGATGAAGTAAATAAAAAAGGACAAGTTATTTTAAAAACTGTTAGAGGACAAGGTAATATACTTGAAAAAAATATAATATATATCTTTATAAGTGTAGATGGAGAAAAAATATATTATATAGATTCAGATGAAGTAACAAAATTAGATGGTATACTTTCAAATAAAGAAATCAAGAAGTTTGGATATAATTTAAAGGATGATTATATATCTTTAAAGCCATATAATATAAACTTAGAAAATATAAATTTTGATATAACAATAGCGGAGTATTTAATAGATTCTACCTCATCTACATCATATGACTGTAGTGCTATAGCTATGAAATACTTATCAAAAAAAGTTAAATCAAAAGAAGAATTACTAGGTAAAGGTGTTAAATCTAAGAACTACGAAGATTTAGAATTTGAAGATTTGGCAGAGTATATGGGGCAAATAATCTGCACAGTTAAAGAAACAATTCCTATGATGGAAAGAAGTTTAATCGATATGAGTATGGATGGTCTTTTTTACCATGTAGAGATGCCCTTGGTGGAAGTTTTAGGGCATATGGAATATGAAGGTATAAAAGTAGATAAGAGTATACTAGATGACCTAAGTATTGAGTTTAAAGAAATAATTTCTACACTAGAAAAGGAAATTTATGAATTATCAGGAGAGCCATTTAATATAAATTCACCAAAACAGTTAGGTGTTATATTGTTTGAAAAATTAGAACTTCCAATAATCAAAAAAACCAAGACTGGATACTCAACTAATGCAGATGTCTTAGAAAAATTAAGGGATAAACATCCAATAATAGACAAAATAACTGAGTATAGACAAATAGTAAAGCTGAATTCTACTTATGTTGAAGGTCTTCTAAACATAATAAATCCAGAAAGTAATAGAATTCATTCATCATTTAATCAAACTATAACAACTACTGGAAGGATTTCATCTACAGAACCAAATCTTCAAAATATACCTATAAAAATGGAAATGGGTAGAAAAATAAGAAAGGTGTTTATTGCAGATGAAAATTGTAAGCTAGTTGATGCCGATTACTCACAAGTAGAACTTAGAGTTCTTGCACATATGAGTCAAGATGAAAATATGATAGAAGCATTTAAACATAATGAAGATATTCATACTAAAACAGCTTCACAAGTTTTCAATGTTTCTATGGAAGATGTAACTAGTGAATTAAGAGGTGCAGCTAAGGCAGTAAACTTTGGTATTATATATGGTAAAAGTGATTTTGGATTGGCTGATGATTTAAATATACCTGTGCCAAAAGCAAAAGAGTATATAGAAAGTTATTTTGCTAAGTATCATAAGATAAAAGAGTTTATGGACACTACAGTAGAAAAGGCCAGTGAAGATGGTTATGCTGTGACTATCTTAAACAGAAGAAGATATATACCAGAAATAAAATCTAGCAATTTTATGGAGAGAAATAGAGGAAAGAGATTTGCAATGAATGCACCAATACAAGGAAGTGCAGCAGATATAATAAAGATTGCTATGATAAATGTTCACAAAAAGTTAGAAGAAAATGATTTGAAATCAAAGCTTATACTACAAGTTCATGATGAATTGATAGTTGAAGCAATTGACGATGAAATAGATATAGTTAAAAAGATTGTAAAAGATGAAATGGAAAATGCTGTAAATATGGATGTTCACTTAGATGTAGATTTAAATGTTGGTAGTTCTTGGTATGAGACAAAGTAG
- a CDS encoding lytic transglycosylase domain-containing protein, which yields MNNKKVLVLSIFIILFGALLMESKIIHKFLYPKKYSEYVEKYSKEFNLDENIVYSVIKAESKFNSSAVSKKEAKGLMQILDITRDWGAEELNLENIDIFDPETNIRIGCWYLNKLYKEFGSLDLVIAAYNGGSGNVKKWLENNEYSKDGKNLHDIPFEQTSKYVEKVKNNYKNYNKIYGEKGKN from the coding sequence GTGAATAATAAGAAAGTATTGGTTCTATCTATTTTTATAATCTTATTTGGGGCACTATTAATGGAAAGCAAAATAATACATAAGTTTTTGTATCCTAAAAAATACTCAGAGTATGTAGAAAAATATTCTAAAGAATTTAATTTAGATGAAAATATAGTTTACAGTGTCATAAAAGCAGAAAGTAAGTTTAATAGCTCTGCTGTTTCAAAAAAAGAGGCCAAAGGGTTAATGCAAATATTAGACATAACTAGAGATTGGGGAGCGGAAGAACTGAATCTAGAAAATATTGATATTTTTGACCCAGAAACCAACATAAGAATTGGTTGTTGGTATTTAAATAAATTATATAAAGAATTTGGTTCATTGGATTTAGTAATAGCTGCATATAATGGTGGCTCAGGTAATGTAAAGAAATGGTTAGAAAATAATGAATATAGTAAAGATGGAAAGAATCTACATGATATACCCTTTGAACAAACTTCAAAGTATGTAGAAAAAGTAAAAAATAATTATAAAAATTATAATAAGATATATGGCGAGAAGGGGAAAAACTAA
- a CDS encoding dephospho-CoA kinase, with the protein MLILGLTGGIGCGKSSLSNIFRKFNITIVDADIISRQIFEDELLLEKVFKHFGRNIKKDDGTLDRKTLGKIVFNDEEKLNELNNLTHPIIREKIISDIEEARKKDEKIVILDAAILVESGFLEIVDKLLVVTCKQEVQISRIQKRDNCSKQEALSRINSQMSQEEKSKYGDYIIDNSGTITELENKVYKFIEYMKENWRE; encoded by the coding sequence ATGTTGATATTAGGACTTACAGGAGGAATAGGCTGTGGAAAAAGCAGCCTATCGAATATATTTAGAAAATTTAACATTACTATAGTGGATGCAGATATTATATCTAGACAAATCTTTGAGGATGAGTTGTTATTAGAAAAAGTATTTAAACATTTTGGTCGAAATATAAAAAAGGATGATGGAACTTTAGATAGAAAAACTCTTGGGAAAATAGTTTTTAATGATGAAGAAAAACTTAATGAGTTAAATAATCTGACACATCCAATAATAAGAGAAAAAATAATAAGTGATATAGAAGAAGCTAGAAAAAAAGACGAAAAGATAGTAATATTAGATGCAGCAATATTAGTAGAAAGTGGATTTTTGGAAATAGTAGATAAGCTATTAGTGGTTACTTGTAAACAAGAAGTACAAATTAGCCGAATACAAAAGAGAGATAATTGTAGTAAACAAGAAGCACTTAGCAGAATAAATTCACAAATGAGTCAGGAAGAAAAATCCAAATATGGTGATTATATAATAGATAATTCGGGAACAATAACTGAATTAGAGAATAAAGTATACAAATTTATTGAATACATGAAGGAGAATTGGCGTGAATAA
- a CDS encoding helix-turn-helix transcriptional regulator, whose translation MKNRLEEIRKKRGIKQEELASALQVSRQTIGSLENGRYNPSIILAFKIARYFDMNIEEIFIYEEE comes from the coding sequence GTGAAAAATAGATTAGAAGAAATAAGAAAAAAGAGAGGTATAAAACAAGAAGAACTTGCATCTGCTTTGCAAGTATCAAGGCAAACTATAGGTTCATTAGAAAATGGTAGATATAATCCTTCTATCATATTAGCTTTTAAGATAGCAAGATATTTTGATATGAATATTGAAGAAATATTTATTTATGAGGAGGAGTAA
- a CDS encoding AraC family transcriptional regulator, translating to MEWINKLNQAITYIEDNLESGVDYAEAAKIACCSTFHFQRMFSYIAEVPLSEYIRRRRMTKAAFELQNSNIKILELSEKYGYDSPTSFNRAFQNIHSISPSAARAKGVVLKAYPKMTLTIYVKGNLEMQYRIVEKKGFRIVGIKESMNMIVEECFDKVPKLWDKSIKNGTIDKISELINNEPYGLLGVSVCTDSKGLDYYIAVSTDNPIVENTYEYFIPSGTWAVFECISPMPNALAIQELQKRIITEWLPSSGYVYANVPDIELYPNGDINAPDYTTEVWIPIKKQSQN from the coding sequence ATGGAATGGATAAATAAATTAAATCAAGCTATTACTTATATTGAAGACAATCTTGAAAGTGGAGTGGATTATGCAGAAGCAGCAAAAATTGCATGTTGTTCAACCTTCCATTTTCAAAGAATGTTCTCATATATTGCAGAAGTACCTTTGTCTGAATATATTAGACGTAGACGTATGACTAAGGCAGCATTTGAACTACAAAATAGTAATATTAAAATTTTAGAGCTGTCTGAGAAATATGGTTATGATTCACCTACATCTTTTAATAGGGCTTTTCAAAATATACATAGCATTTCCCCTTCTGCGGCTAGAGCAAAGGGAGTTGTTTTAAAAGCATATCCCAAGATGACATTAACTATTTATGTAAAAGGGAACTTAGAAATGCAGTATCGTATTGTAGAAAAGAAAGGATTCCGTATTGTTGGTATAAAAGAAAGTATGAATATGATTGTAGAAGAGTGTTTTGATAAAGTTCCTAAATTGTGGGATAAATCCATAAAAAATGGAACAATTGATAAGATTTCAGAGTTAATAAATAACGAACCTTATGGGTTGCTTGGAGTTAGTGTATGTACAGATAGTAAAGGTTTAGATTATTACATTGCTGTCTCAACGGATAATCCTATAGTAGAAAATACTTATGAATACTTTATACCATCAGGTACATGGGCAGTATTTGAATGTATTTCCCCAATGCCAAATGCTTTGGCAATACAAGAATTACAAAAAAGAATTATTACTGAATGGTTACCAAGCTCTGGATATGTATATGCTAATGTACCAGATATTGAACTTTATCCTAATGGTGATATTAATGCTCCTGATTATACAACAGAAGTTTGGATTCCAATTAAGAAACAATCCCAAAATTAA
- a CDS encoding MBOAT family protein — MIFSSLIFLFLFFPVTLICYYLANSKYKNVVLLLASIAFYAWGEPKYIFLMMLSIIVNYILGIKVSYSKDKKIWVVLSVIYNISILGIFKYSNFFVDNINFLLNTNITIPEIKLPLGISFFTFQIMSYVIDVYRNDAKVQRKLTNLALYISLFPQLVAGPIVRYQTVADAIEHREHNWYKFTQGVNRFVIGLGKKVILANQLGIIADDVFNKSSGDLSRLDVWLGVVCYTLQIFYDFSGYSDMAIGLGKIFGFNFLENFNYPYISQTVSEFWRRWHISLSTWFKDYVYFPLGGNRVSRLKLYRNLFIVWFLTGMWHGANWTFIIWGLYFGILISIEKVFLERLLYKMPRIIRHMYLLFIVMIGWVFFRAEDLPKAIKFIGIMFGSGNYPLVSNAFNVFIIEYWYIIVGAIILSTPIVEVIKSLVVKKKKNTLNSTMCQVTNAAFIVVCMFIVMVMLSSSTYNPFLYFRF, encoded by the coding sequence ATGATATTCAGTAGTTTAATATTTTTATTTTTATTCTTTCCAGTCACACTCATTTGCTATTACTTGGCAAATTCTAAGTATAAAAATGTTGTGTTACTTCTAGCAAGTATTGCCTTCTATGCATGGGGAGAACCAAAATATATTTTTTTGATGATGCTATCAATAATAGTAAACTATATATTGGGTATTAAAGTTTCTTACAGTAAAGATAAGAAAATATGGGTTGTGCTTTCTGTGATTTACAATATATCCATTCTTGGGATATTCAAGTATAGCAATTTCTTTGTAGATAATATTAATTTTTTATTAAACACAAATATAACTATACCTGAAATTAAATTACCTTTAGGTATCTCATTTTTCACATTTCAGATAATGAGCTATGTAATAGATGTATATAGAAATGATGCTAAAGTTCAAAGAAAATTAACTAACCTAGCATTATACATAAGTTTATTCCCTCAGCTTGTAGCAGGTCCTATTGTTAGATATCAGACTGTGGCAGATGCCATTGAACATAGAGAACATAATTGGTATAAATTTACTCAAGGCGTAAACAGATTCGTTATTGGTCTTGGAAAAAAGGTAATTTTAGCAAATCAATTAGGTATAATTGCAGATGATGTATTTAATAAGTCATCTGGAGATTTATCAAGACTTGATGTGTGGCTAGGTGTAGTTTGCTATACACTTCAAATATTCTATGACTTTAGTGGTTATAGTGATATGGCTATTGGTTTAGGTAAGATATTTGGATTTAATTTTTTAGAAAATTTCAACTATCCATATATCTCTCAAACAGTATCTGAGTTTTGGAGAAGGTGGCATATATCTTTAAGTACTTGGTTCAAAGACTATGTATATTTCCCATTAGGTGGAAATAGAGTTTCTAGATTAAAACTATATAGAAATCTATTTATAGTATGGTTTTTAACTGGCATGTGGCATGGAGCTAATTGGACTTTTATTATATGGGGTCTATATTTTGGAATATTAATATCAATAGAAAAAGTATTTTTAGAAAGGTTGTTATATAAAATGCCAAGAATCATAAGACACATGTATTTACTTTTTATAGTCATGATTGGATGGGTATTTTTTAGAGCAGAAGATTTACCAAAAGCTATTAAGTTTATAGGTATTATGTTTGGTTCTGGCAATTATCCACTTGTCAGTAATGCATTCAATGTATTTATAATTGAATATTGGTATATAATTGTTGGAGCAATCATTCTATCAACTCCTATTGTAGAAGTTATAAAGTCATTAGTAGTTAAGAAGAAGAAAAATACACTAAATAGCACAATGTGTCAAGTTACTAATGCGGCTTTCATAGTTGTTTGCATGTTTATTGTAATGGTAATGTTAAGTAGCTCAACTTATAATCCATTCTTATACTTTAGATTCTAA